Within the Cystobacter fuscus DSM 2262 genome, the region TGGAGCGGCAGTACCGGGAGCTGTCCCTGCGGCTGCACCCGGACCGCTTCGCCCAGGCCGAGGCGCGCGAGCGCCGACTGTCGCTGGAGCACACCACCGCGCTCAACGAGGCCTACAAGACGCTCAAGGACGCCACCCGGCGCGCCTTCTACCTGCTCTCGCTCCACGGGGTGGACCTGGACCGCGAGGACACCGCCGCCCAGAAGAACATGCCCCTGGAGTTCCTCGAGGAGGTGATGGAGCTGCGCGAGGCGCTCGACGGGGCCATGGAGACGAAGGACCAGGCGCGCGTCCAGGCGATGGCCCGGGACGTGGAGGGCAAGCGCTCCGCGGCCCTCCAGGAGGCGGTGGAGTCGTTGCGCGTGCTCGAGAAGGGGCCCGTGGACGAGGCGGTACTGAAAAAGGCGTCGCACGCCCTGGGACGGGTGCGGTACTTCACGCGCTTCCTCGAGCAGGTGGACGCGTTCGAGGAGGAGATGCTGGCGTGAGCAAGAACGGCTTCCTGCAGATTCATGACCCGCTCAAGCCCAAGGGGCACGCGGTGGGGATCGACCTGGGCACCACGAACTCGCTCGTGGCGGGCGTCATCCAGGGCAAGCCCCGCTGCCTGGTGGCGGACGAGGGCGACAGCAACCTGCTGCCCTCG harbors:
- the hscB gene encoding Fe-S protein assembly co-chaperone HscB — encoded protein: MKCWNCDKASEGSPFCGACGKIAGRIAGTTHFAIFGLPPSPDVELAALERQYRELSLRLHPDRFAQAEARERRLSLEHTTALNEAYKTLKDATRRAFYLLSLHGVDLDREDTAAQKNMPLEFLEEVMELREALDGAMETKDQARVQAMARDVEGKRSAALQEAVESLRVLEKGPVDEAVLKKASHALGRVRYFTRFLEQVDAFEEEMLA